Proteins co-encoded in one Candidatus Nomurabacteria bacterium genomic window:
- a CDS encoding DNA translocase FtsK 4TM domain-containing protein has translation MARKKRSIKKEKEPLFHDLSPHAKQAIGAVVMGILAVFFLFSLLDYAGPVGSFTEEALVALFGAGAWLSPLACATYIYVLLNPREEDQSLSGAKITGMILLFVSLLAGLELSEADRGGWVGWALEAPLAYLLDTTVAGILIFGLVLISIFLLFNTGIGLPGFLKKKPNTENEMDTFDDIEALDIPDIEPVEDEQTIDEDEASDEEPATGLAAMTKKVASLGKAKGGSEIVIKNFNGTYVAPSLTLLNKEKGKAQIGDVKANANTIKRTLRDFGISVEMDAVESGPTITRYALKPAQGVKISRIVGLQQELQLALKASTIRVEAPIPGRSLVGIEVPNETRATVGLASLLSTPEYTDSPHPLVAALGKDVTGNVHFANIARMPHGLIAGTTGAGKSVAIHNIIISLLYRNSPDQLRFILVDPKRVELTLYNKIPHLLTPVITQAKKALQALNWAVKEMERRYDILESEQVQNLSSYHKNVYQPAKEAWEAAGKNEEDRANLPEALPYIVIILDELNDLMQAYPRELEAYIVRLAQMSRAVGIHLLLATQRPSVNVITGTIKANIPTRVALMVASQVDSRTIIDTVGAEKLLGQGDMLYQSSDSPKPIRLQSAYVSEDEIKKVVEYLKKQDAHELDTINFDDAASSSNDAVFSSMVGGGDDADDELYEDAKLAVIEAGKASTSYIQRKLRVGYSRAARLMDLLEENGVIGPADGSKPREILMTGGNDDMNDDAEEDDETDEKRQF, from the coding sequence ATGGCCCGCAAGAAACGATCGATTAAAAAAGAAAAAGAACCACTCTTCCATGACTTGAGTCCACACGCCAAGCAAGCAATTGGAGCGGTAGTGATGGGCATCTTGGCGGTGTTCTTTCTCTTTTCCCTACTCGACTACGCCGGACCAGTCGGCTCATTTACCGAGGAAGCCCTTGTGGCTCTGTTTGGGGCCGGTGCTTGGCTCTCGCCACTTGCGTGCGCAACATACATATATGTGCTCTTGAATCCACGTGAGGAAGACCAGAGTCTCAGTGGTGCCAAAATTACCGGAATGATTCTCCTCTTTGTCTCTTTGCTTGCCGGACTCGAACTCTCAGAAGCTGATCGTGGAGGCTGGGTTGGCTGGGCACTTGAAGCACCGCTCGCATATCTCCTCGACACGACCGTTGCGGGCATCCTTATCTTTGGTCTCGTGCTCATTTCCATCTTCCTCCTGTTCAATACCGGCATCGGACTGCCAGGATTCTTAAAGAAGAAACCAAACACAGAAAATGAAATGGATACTTTCGATGACATTGAAGCCCTCGATATTCCCGACATCGAACCAGTCGAGGACGAGCAGACAATAGATGAAGACGAAGCGTCTGATGAAGAGCCAGCGACGGGCCTTGCTGCCATGACCAAGAAAGTCGCCTCACTCGGCAAAGCCAAAGGTGGCAGCGAAATCGTTATCAAGAATTTTAACGGCACCTACGTTGCTCCGTCACTGACCCTGCTCAATAAAGAAAAAGGCAAGGCACAAATCGGCGACGTAAAAGCCAACGCCAATACCATCAAACGCACCCTGCGTGACTTCGGTATCAGCGTCGAAATGGATGCGGTGGAGAGCGGTCCGACTATTACCCGCTACGCACTGAAGCCAGCACAGGGTGTCAAAATTTCTCGCATCGTTGGTCTGCAGCAGGAGTTGCAGCTTGCCCTCAAAGCATCGACTATCCGTGTAGAAGCACCGATTCCTGGCCGATCACTCGTGGGTATTGAGGTGCCAAATGAGACCCGTGCCACGGTTGGTCTCGCTTCACTTCTGTCTACTCCGGAGTACACTGATTCACCGCATCCGCTTGTAGCCGCACTCGGCAAAGACGTAACCGGCAACGTTCACTTTGCCAACATCGCCCGCATGCCGCACGGCCTCATCGCTGGTACAACTGGTGCTGGTAAATCGGTGGCAATTCACAACATCATCATCTCACTCCTCTATCGCAACTCACCAGACCAGCTTCGTTTTATCCTTGTAGACCCGAAGCGCGTCGAGCTCACCCTATACAATAAGATTCCACATCTCCTCACACCAGTTATCACGCAAGCCAAGAAGGCCCTGCAGGCACTTAACTGGGCAGTGAAGGAAATGGAACGGCGGTACGACATTCTCGAGTCTGAACAAGTACAAAACCTGTCTTCATACCACAAGAATGTATACCAACCAGCTAAAGAAGCCTGGGAAGCCGCTGGCAAAAACGAAGAAGATCGCGCCAACCTACCTGAAGCACTCCCTTATATTGTGATTATTCTTGATGAGCTCAATGACCTCATGCAAGCGTATCCACGCGAACTCGAGGCGTACATTGTGCGTTTGGCACAGATGTCGCGCGCCGTCGGCATTCACCTTCTCCTCGCCACCCAACGACCGTCGGTAAACGTTATCACCGGTACAATCAAGGCAAACATCCCAACCCGTGTCGCACTCATGGTGGCCTCGCAGGTAGACTCACGCACGATTATCGACACCGTCGGAGCCGAAAAACTCCTTGGACAAGGTGACATGCTGTATCAGTCTTCGGACAGTCCAAAACCAATCCGCCTCCAGTCTGCGTATGTGTCGGAAGACGAAATCAAGAAAGTGGTAGAATATCTCAAGAAGCAAGACGCGCACGAGCTTGATACGATCAATTTTGACGACGCAGCCAGCAGCAGCAACGACGCCGTCTTTAGTAGCATGGTTGGTGGTGGCGACGACGCAGACGATGAGCTATACGAAGACGCCAAACTGGCCGTCATTGAGGCTGGTAAAGCATCCACCTCATACATTCAGCGCAAACTGCGCGTTGGCTACTCTCGTGCCGCCCGTCTCATGGACCTCTTGGAAGAAAATGGTGTTATTGGCCCGGCCGATGGCTCAAAGCCACGCGAAATTCTGATGACGGGCGGCAATGATGATATGAACGACGACGCAGAAGAAGATGATGAAACAGACGAAAAACGTCAATTCTAA
- the recA gene encoding recombinase RecA — MAAAKKKTAKTTDAPETAEKKGTNEILETIRSIKTKFGDEAIMTLDETKHVDVEAISSGSIGLDDALGIGGYPRGRIIEIFGPESSGKTTLSLHAVAEAQKAGGICAFIDAEHAMDPEYAKNLGVKLDELLISQPDNGEQALEIVESLVRSGKLDVIVIDSVAALTPRDEIEGEMGAHHVGKQARLMSQALRKLTGIVAKSKTVVIFINQIRMQVGVMFGNPETTPGGKALKFYTSVRLDIRRIAQIKKGEEVVGGRHRVKVVKNKVAAPFRTTEFDLLYGEGISGEGELLALGEKYKMVTKAGASYSYTPPGGDESTVVKLGRGYDAARTTLKEDKKLKAELLKNIRKALKEEAAK, encoded by the coding sequence ATGGCAGCAGCAAAAAAGAAGACCGCAAAAACCACCGACGCACCAGAAACCGCTGAAAAGAAAGGCACTAATGAGATTCTTGAGACAATTCGTAGCATCAAGACCAAGTTTGGTGACGAGGCAATTATGACTCTCGACGAAACCAAGCACGTCGATGTGGAAGCAATTTCATCAGGTTCAATCGGTCTGGATGATGCGCTTGGCATTGGCGGTTATCCGCGCGGGCGTATTATTGAAATATTTGGTCCAGAGTCATCGGGCAAAACTACTCTTTCCTTGCATGCCGTAGCCGAAGCACAAAAAGCCGGTGGGATTTGTGCATTTATCGACGCAGAGCATGCGATGGACCCAGAGTACGCTAAGAATCTCGGTGTGAAGCTCGACGAACTCCTTATTTCCCAGCCTGACAACGGCGAACAGGCGCTGGAGATTGTGGAGTCACTCGTCCGCTCCGGTAAGCTCGACGTGATTGTGATTGACTCAGTCGCTGCGCTCACTCCACGAGACGAAATCGAGGGTGAGATGGGTGCGCACCATGTAGGTAAGCAAGCTCGTCTCATGAGCCAGGCGCTCCGCAAGCTCACCGGTATTGTGGCCAAAAGCAAAACGGTAGTGATCTTCATTAACCAAATCCGTATGCAGGTTGGTGTGATGTTTGGTAACCCAGAAACCACCCCGGGTGGTAAAGCGCTTAAATTCTATACTTCAGTTCGTCTTGATATTCGCCGTATCGCACAGATTAAGAAGGGCGAAGAAGTAGTTGGCGGCCGCCACCGCGTGAAAGTAGTGAAGAATAAGGTCGCTGCCCCATTCCGCACCACTGAATTCGACCTCCTCTACGGAGAAGGCATTTCAGGCGAAGGTGAACTTTTGGCTCTCGGTGAAAAGTACAAGATGGTCACCAAAGCCGGCGCCTCATACTCATACACCCCACCAGGTGGCGATGAGTCAACTGTCGTGAAGCTCGGCCGTGGCTATGATGCTGCGCGCACCACGCTGAAAGAAGATAAGAAACTCAAAGCGGAACTACTGAAGAACATTCGTAAGGCGCTTAAGGAAGAAGCTGCGAAGTAA
- a CDS encoding RNA polymerase sigma factor yields MLGFTATDEAEEWEDERLLAESQSSPWLFAILVRRYQDPFTRKVRAIIYDPLDVEEVVQDAFTKIYVNADKYEPQSGAKFSSWAYRILLNTAFTRYQKVVKDRQRFVAMDPELEQQYGEWKEHSGFAEKRDGVDRILARLPEHFAVVLRLHYIERWSHQDIADYTGENAGTIKARIHRAKAAFKKEGKDGEAEALL; encoded by the coding sequence ATGTTGGGATTTACAGCTACGGATGAAGCGGAGGAATGGGAAGATGAGCGGCTTTTGGCGGAGTCGCAGTCTTCGCCGTGGTTGTTCGCTATTTTGGTGCGCCGATACCAAGACCCGTTTACGCGAAAGGTTCGCGCGATTATCTATGATCCACTTGATGTGGAGGAGGTGGTACAGGACGCATTTACCAAAATCTACGTAAACGCTGATAAATACGAGCCACAATCGGGGGCGAAGTTTTCATCATGGGCGTATCGCATACTACTGAATACTGCTTTTACGCGCTATCAGAAAGTGGTGAAGGATAGGCAGCGTTTTGTAGCAATGGATCCAGAGCTGGAGCAGCAGTACGGTGAGTGGAAAGAACATAGCGGCTTTGCTGAAAAGCGAGACGGGGTAGACCGAATATTAGCTCGTCTTCCAGAGCACTTTGCGGTCGTGCTTAGGTTGCATTACATTGAGCGGTGGTCGCATCAAGATATCGCCGATTATACTGGAGAAAATGCCGGCACTATCAAGGCGCGCATTCATCGCGCCAAGGCAGCTTTTAAAAAAGAGGGGAAAGATGGAGAAGCCGAGGCGTTGCTATAA
- a CDS encoding elongation factor P yields MAVLSYNEITVKKVINYEDEPFLVISSHVFRKQKRKPVNNTKLKSLKSGKLLEVTFHQNETADEAELETRSVTYIYKKPGEYWFHNTGKPSERFAMPEDQVGDQGKYMKERTEIDALIFNEEIIGLKFPIKVDLKVTEAMPAVKGNTSSGAQKEVTLETGATIMVPMFINEGDIISINTEEGTYSARAEKN; encoded by the coding sequence ATGGCAGTTTTATCTTACAACGAGATTACCGTTAAAAAAGTCATTAATTACGAGGATGAACCCTTTTTGGTGATTTCGTCACACGTATTCCGCAAGCAGAAGCGCAAGCCAGTCAATAACACCAAGCTCAAAAGCCTTAAATCAGGCAAATTGCTTGAGGTTACGTTCCATCAAAACGAAACTGCCGATGAAGCCGAACTGGAGACCCGCAGTGTTACGTATATCTACAAAAAACCTGGAGAATACTGGTTCCACAACACCGGCAAGCCATCCGAACGCTTCGCAATGCCAGAAGACCAGGTGGGCGATCAAGGCAAATATATGAAAGAGCGCACTGAGATTGACGCCCTCATTTTCAACGAAGAGATTATTGGTCTCAAGTTCCCAATTAAGGTAGACCTTAAGGTAACTGAAGCCATGCCGGCAGTTAAGGGCAATACTTCAAGCGGCGCTCAAAAGGAGGTAACACTAGAGACTGGTGCTACCATCATGGTGCCAATGTTTATCAACGAAGGTGACATCATTAGTATCAACACCGAAGAAGGTACATACTCTGCTCGCGCTGAGAAGAATTAA
- the rpsR gene encoding 30S ribosomal protein S18, with amino-acid sequence MTEVKETSQPAHHIDYKDIMRLKANVNPHARMFNRRRTHMTAKAQRNFASAVKRARFMALMPYIQH; translated from the coding sequence ATGACCGAAGTAAAAGAAACCAGCCAGCCTGCGCACCACATCGACTACAAGGACATTATGCGCCTTAAGGCTAATGTGAACCCACACGCTCGTATGTTCAATCGTCGTCGTACACACATGACCGCAAAAGCCCAGCGAAACTTCGCTTCTGCTGTAAAGCGCGCACGATTCATGGCTCTTATGCCATACATCCAGCACTAG
- a CDS encoding single-stranded DNA-binding protein, translating into MYLNKAMVYGNLTRDPELKALPSGMQVCSFSVATNRVFNDRDGKRQEAADYHNIVVFGKQAENSAKYLFKGNGVFVEGRMQTRSWDKDGQKQYRTEIIADRVQFGPKGGATGSGAPAAAAVGGDDGKAPAIPDYPEEEINPEDIPF; encoded by the coding sequence ATGTATCTTAACAAAGCAATGGTCTACGGGAATCTCACTCGTGACCCAGAACTCAAGGCTCTCCCAAGCGGGATGCAAGTATGTAGCTTCTCAGTCGCAACCAACCGCGTCTTCAATGACCGCGATGGTAAGCGTCAGGAGGCGGCTGATTATCACAACATTGTGGTATTTGGTAAGCAAGCTGAAAATTCTGCAAAATATCTCTTCAAGGGTAACGGCGTCTTCGTAGAAGGTCGCATGCAGACCCGGAGTTGGGATAAGGACGGTCAGAAGCAGTATCGTACGGAAATCATCGCCGATCGTGTCCAATTTGGGCCAAAGGGCGGAGCGACCGGTTCTGGAGCACCAGCTGCAGCAGCAGTGGGGGGAGATGATGGAAAAGCGCCTGCGATTCCAGATTATCCAGAGGAGGAGATCAATCCCGAGGACATTCCTTTCTAA
- a CDS encoding 30S ribosomal protein S6 — MSETNMPAAEVNSYELAFHVLPTVAEGEVTTVFDKLKAAITKHGGTVTIEEAPARFELAYEIVKHLEGRNRKFASAYFGWVRFTAEPAAIEEIMEEVDGTKELLRHMLTKLTKVEEENPFYFHEALAAAGKKVETVDLDEASEDGEESAEEVDETETEEATEAEDGAESEDKV, encoded by the coding sequence ATGTCAGAAACAAACATGCCAGCAGCCGAGGTGAACTCATACGAGCTTGCCTTCCACGTACTTCCAACGGTTGCTGAAGGGGAAGTGACTACAGTCTTTGATAAGCTCAAGGCTGCCATTACTAAGCACGGTGGTACCGTGACTATCGAAGAAGCACCAGCTCGTTTTGAGCTCGCATACGAAATTGTGAAGCACCTTGAAGGTCGCAATCGCAAGTTCGCCAGCGCATACTTCGGATGGGTACGCTTTACAGCAGAACCGGCAGCGATCGAAGAAATTATGGAAGAAGTAGATGGAACCAAGGAATTGCTCCGTCACATGCTTACCAAGCTTACTAAGGTTGAAGAGGAAAACCCATTTTACTTCCACGAAGCACTCGCTGCTGCTGGAAAGAAGGTTGAAACAGTTGACCTAGACGAAGCGTCAGAAGACGGTGAAGAGTCAGCCGAAGAGGTTGACGAAACTGAAACCGAGGAGGCTACTGAAGCCGAAGATGGAGCAGAATCAGAAGACAAGGTATAA
- a CDS encoding D-alanyl-D-alanine carboxypeptidase family protein, with amino-acid sequence MKLSHDATTYLIGTVAVIGIIASTALTLLNQNKSSEIAILTAERNNLLQEKSQKINELEVASSTIADLKSDLADFKEELEELADDYRDEKNKNDDFEDQIRDLAGTLGDLDKLAKTDEELLAKYSKVYFLNENYTPSRVKQIDDKYILPGKKDQYFHAEAIDHLEDLLDAAKKADLDLKVASAYRSFDEQTDLKGQYTQVYGTGANAFSADQGYSEHQLGTTVDLTTVEVGGTYTSFKDTDAYTWLLDNAYKYGFILSYPEGNDYYIFEPWHWRFVGIDLARDLHRKDKTFYDLDQRDINEYLLTLFD; translated from the coding sequence ATGAAATTATCACACGATGCAACGACATATTTGATAGGCACAGTCGCTGTTATAGGCATAATTGCAAGCACTGCACTCACCCTCCTGAACCAGAACAAAAGCTCTGAAATTGCCATCCTTACAGCCGAACGAAACAACTTACTGCAAGAAAAGTCTCAAAAGATCAACGAGCTAGAAGTAGCTAGTAGTACGATTGCCGACCTCAAATCAGACTTGGCTGATTTCAAAGAAGAACTTGAAGAACTCGCCGATGACTACCGCGACGAGAAAAATAAGAATGACGACTTCGAAGACCAAATACGCGACCTCGCTGGCACCCTTGGCGACCTCGACAAACTGGCCAAGACTGATGAGGAGCTACTTGCTAAATATTCAAAAGTGTACTTCCTGAATGAAAACTATACCCCGTCTCGCGTAAAACAAATTGATGACAAGTACATCCTCCCAGGTAAGAAAGACCAGTATTTTCACGCTGAAGCCATCGACCACCTCGAAGATTTACTTGACGCAGCAAAAAAAGCTGACCTCGACCTTAAAGTTGCATCCGCCTACCGCTCTTTCGACGAACAAACTGACCTCAAGGGTCAATACACGCAAGTCTATGGCACTGGCGCAAATGCCTTCTCAGCCGACCAAGGTTACTCAGAACACCAACTTGGCACCACCGTTGACCTCACTACCGTTGAAGTTGGCGGGACATATACCAGCTTTAAAGATACCGATGCCTACACCTGGCTCCTTGATAACGCCTACAAATACGGCTTTATCCTTTCCTACCCTGAAGGTAATGATTATTACATTTTCGAACCGTGGCATTGGCGCTTTGTTGGGATCGACTTGGCTCGCGACTTGCATCGCAAAGATAAAACATTTTACGACCTTGACCAGCGTGATATTAATGAGTATCTGTTGACTTTGTTTGACTAA